Proteins encoded by one window of Perca fluviatilis chromosome 13, GENO_Pfluv_1.0, whole genome shotgun sequence:
- the cfap300 gene encoding cilia- and flagella-associated protein 300, giving the protein MAGEKCAFEQTFSFSPLPSKKLSFLQDRDTLQLFTKWSMLGRISAQSYSFDQCFYPYSSERFAQCFFRDPKVMSSLRKMEAGAWVPLDKPVVSVEVELVPCTKVSMELFDPIYSCGILRPSGHVVKCFHDVYSDYDELRQMLQEEDSEHYYVVGREERGEFLFRLFKHLCLGGELCQYEDTIGQYISTTKQIYKDLINVQKDPETKKISVVSTVLKVCAYDESGRCFPGKREEEQTFAYLIVDPFKRHMTLFYHCYGVGNFTL; this is encoded by the exons atggCAGGAGAGAAATGCGCATTTGagcaaacattttcttttagtCCTCTTCCCTCCAAGAAGCTTTCCTTCCTACAGGACCGAGACACCTTACAACTGTTTACGAAATG GTCCATGCTGGGGAGGATTTCAGCTCAGTCTTACAGCTTTGACCAGTGCTTTTACCCTTACAGCAGTGAACGGTTTGCACAG TGTTTCTTCAGAGATCCCAAAGTCATGTCCAGCCTGAGAAAGATGGAGGCCGGAGCCTGGGTGCCTCTTG ACAAGCCAGTGGTGTCTGTCGAAGTGGAGCTGGTGCCATGCACTAAGGTCTCCATGGAGCTGTTTGACCCAATCTACTCTTGTGGGATCTTGAGGCCCTCTGGACATGTGGTTAAATGCTTTCATGATGTCTACTCCGACTATGATGAACTCAGACAG ATGTTGCAGGAGGAGGACTCTGAGCACTACTATGTGGTTGGGAGAGAAGAGCGAGGAGAGTTTCTGTTTCGCCTCTTCAAGCACCTGTGTTTGGGAGGAGAGCTCTGTCAGTACGAAGACACCATTGGCCAGTACATCAGCACCACAAAGCAAATCTACAAAGATCTGATCAA TGTTCAGAAGGATCCAGAGACTAAGAAGATCAGTGTTGTCTCCACAGTCCTCAAAGTCTGTGCCTAT GATGAGTCTGGACGATGTTTCCCTGGTAAACGAGAGGAGGAGCAGACGTTTGCCTATTTGATTGTCGACCCCTTCAAACGACACATGACTTTGTTTTACCACTGCTACGGTGTAGGAAACTTCACATTGTGA